The following proteins are co-located in the Pelecanus crispus isolate bPelCri1 chromosome 5, bPelCri1.pri, whole genome shotgun sequence genome:
- the SELE gene encoding E-selectin, whose amino-acid sequence MIRLWFPSLLAYGLTILQGVNCWTYHYSDTNMTYREAELWCKKRYTNMVAIQNKEEINYLNNFLPFNPGYYWIGIRKINEVWTWIGTNKELTEEAENWASGEPNGKGNNEDCVEIYIKRGKDDGKWNDEQCEKKKVALCYTASCNPSLCNGHGECIETINNHTCHCNPGFYGPECEFVESCDPLQKPDHGSLECSHPLENFSYNSSCTVQCEEGYELTALESVYCTSSGVWSAPLAACKAVTCPALEMPAHGAVNCSHPSVELTWGTTCEFTCEEGFALTGPAMLQCGSSGAWDRQQPSCAAVRCEAVTWPEEGSMTCDHAPADLTYRSRCDFHCSEGYVLDGPSSIECTAQGQWSEPMPKCKAVTCPALEMPAHGAVNCSHPSVELTWGTTCEFTCEEGFALTGPAMLQCGSSGAWDRQQPSCAAVRCEAVTWPEEGSMTCDHAPADLTYRSRCDFHCSEGYVLDGPSSTECTAQGQWSEPMPKCKVVQCEPLSSPEKGSMDCSHGAGNFTYNTACHFSCLEGWRLNGSHVLECSHSGNWSASLPTCEASEQVSYVSVGIAATSASLLSTASFLLWLARRFQRKAKKFTPSSSCQSLTIEGSFQSAGQNV is encoded by the exons ATGATTCGCTTGTGGTTCCCCTCTCTTCTTGCTTATG GACTTACAATACTGCAGGGGGTGAATTGTTGGACATACCATTATTCAGACACAAACATGACCTACAGGGAAGCAGAGCTGTGGTGCAAAAAGAGGTATACTAACATGGTTGCCATTCAGAATAAGGAGGAAATCAACTACCTCAATAACTTCTTACCCTTCAATCCGGGTTACTACTGGATTGGtatcagaaaaattaatgagGTGTGGACCTGGATTGGAACTAACAAAGAACTgacagaagaggcagaaaactGGGCTTCGGGTGAGCCAAATGGCAAAGGGAACAATGAGGACTGTGTTGAAATCTACATCAAAAGAGGGAAGGATGATGGCAAATGGAATGATGAGCAGTGTGAGAAAAAGAAGGTCGCCTTGTGCTACACAG cttcttgcAACCCATCTCTCTGCAATGGCCATGGAGAATGCATAGAGACTATTAACAATCATACCTGCCATTGTAACCCTGGATTCTACGGGCCTGAATGCGAGTTTG TTGAGAGTTGTGATCCACTACAGAAACCTGATCATGGGAGCCTTGAGTGCAGCCATCCATTGGAGAATTTCAGCTACAACTCATCCTGCACAGTTCAGTGTGAGGAAGGCTATGAACTGACTGCATTGGAATCTGTATACTGTACCTCTTCTGGGGTCTGGTCTGCCCCCCTTGCAGCATGCAAAG CTGTGACCTGTCCTGCCTTAGAAATGCCTGCTCATGGTGCTGTGAACTGCTCCCATCCCTCTGTGGAGCTCACCTGGGGTACTACCTGTGAGTTCACCTGTGAGGAAGGATTTGCCCTGACAGGACCAGCTATGCTGCAGTGTGGGTCTTCTGGGGCCTGGGACAGGCAGCAGCCATCCTGTGCAG CTGTGAGGTGTGAGGCTGTAACCTGGCCAGAAGAAGGGTCTATGACCTGTGACCATGCTCCTGCAGATCTCACCTACCGCTCCCGTTGTGATTTCCACTGCAGCGAGGGCTATGTTCTGGATGGCCCATCCAGCATTGAGTGCACGGCACAGGGACAGTGGTCAGAGCCAATGCCAAAATGCAAAG CTGTGACCTGTCCTGCCTTAGAAATGCCTGCTCATGGTGCTGTGAACTGCTCCCATCCCTCTGTGGAGCTCACCTGGGGTACTACCTGTGAGTTCACCTGTGAGGAAGGATTTGCCCTGACAGGACCAGCTATGCTGCAGTGTGGGTCTTCTGGGGCCTGGGACAGGCAGCAGCCATCCTGTGCAG CTGTGAGGTGTGAGGCTGTAACCTGGCCAGAAGAAGGGTCTATGACCTGTGACCATGCTCCTGCAGATCTCACCTACCGCTCCCGTTGTGATTTCCACTGCAGCGAGGGCTATGTTCTGGATGGCCCATCCAGCACTGAGTGCACGGCACAGGGACAGTGGTCAGAGCCAATGCCAAAATGCAAAG ttgtaCAGTGTGAACCACTAAGCTCTCCTGAGAAAGGCTCTATGGATTGTTCGCATGGTGCTGGGAACTTCACGTACAACACAGCCTGCCACTTCAGCTGTCTAGAAGGATGGAGGCTCAATGGTTCTCATGTTCTTGAGTGCAGTCATTCAGGAAACTGGAGCGCTAGTCTGCCCACATGTGAAG CTTCTGAACAAGTCAGCTATGTCTCTGTGGGAATAGCAGCCACAAGTGCCTCTCTGTTGTCCACGGCATCATTCCTCCTTTGGCTTGCAAGACGTTTCCAAAGAAAAG caaagaaatttACTCCTTCCAG TAGCTGCCAGAGCCTAACCATCGAAGGTAGCTTCCAAAGTGCTGGCCAGAATGTCTAA